From a single Paenibacillus sp. FSL R5-0345 genomic region:
- a CDS encoding FAD-dependent oxidoreductase, with protein sequence MRNRNFVKKMLMLSFCMVLIVSMLSGCTGNGESAKSSSSFKAGTFTGEAEGKEGVIKVEVTMDEPDKIKDIKIVSQSETGGLGDSALEKIKAQILEGQTLAVDAVSGASLSSEAMLAAVEDAVTKGGGNLEVLKAGGAKKAGEGKTEKLETDVVVVGAGASGVSAAVTAADKGAKVIIIEKTGVIGGASNLSWAGKFYNSSAATNNNLKVNVEKEIADWIVNNHWRVDAAAIRQYVTKSGETYDWLAEKGYQTSFLNFFGEQLHVLPAYETREETLRKMLSESVEQNGGQVITETTAKKLITNEAGEVTGVIAEKADGTTLEITAKSVVMATGGYAANKEMVKEAFGFEGVNGGLGQNVGEGLKMAWEAGAKVPDNFGGQMLHQTLARATQGLKAQYEPFEASYPLMLTYLPNFMNVGTSGARFRDEAATLTSVAAANTSAFNGPYHMVIVSKSQLEALQTKGMNGVHAPSLPGMPPEFYAEFADKFTLENPWTNVEKVFDSMVENGDGFKGNTIEELATNAGMDVDVFAENYNRYTEATKTGVDAEFGKAAEYLEPMGEEGPYYAIIAEINNLGSVGGLLVNTKFQVLNDKRTPVKGLFAVGLESEGVLFNDTYVGNGVGIGYSFTSGRLGGESAANIALEKSK encoded by the coding sequence ATGCGTAACAGAAATTTCGTCAAGAAAATGCTCATGTTATCTTTTTGTATGGTGCTGATCGTTTCCATGCTGAGTGGATGTACGGGAAATGGGGAATCGGCTAAGTCGTCATCGTCCTTTAAAGCCGGTACGTTCACAGGAGAAGCGGAAGGAAAAGAGGGAGTCATTAAAGTAGAAGTAACTATGGATGAGCCAGATAAAATTAAAGATATTAAGATCGTAAGCCAATCGGAAACAGGAGGGCTGGGAGATAGTGCACTTGAAAAAATTAAAGCACAAATTCTAGAAGGGCAAACCTTGGCAGTTGATGCTGTTAGTGGTGCAAGTCTTTCCAGTGAGGCCATGCTTGCCGCTGTGGAAGATGCCGTAACCAAAGGTGGAGGTAATCTTGAAGTTCTCAAAGCCGGAGGTGCAAAAAAAGCTGGTGAAGGGAAAACAGAAAAACTTGAAACCGATGTTGTTGTAGTGGGCGCTGGGGCATCCGGTGTATCTGCGGCGGTTACAGCGGCTGATAAAGGTGCTAAGGTTATTATTATAGAGAAAACGGGTGTCATCGGGGGAGCGAGTAACTTATCCTGGGCAGGTAAGTTCTATAATTCATCCGCTGCTACGAATAATAATCTAAAAGTAAATGTGGAAAAAGAAATTGCGGATTGGATTGTCAACAATCACTGGAGAGTGGATGCAGCAGCGATTAGACAATATGTTACTAAATCCGGTGAAACTTACGACTGGTTAGCCGAAAAAGGATATCAAACTAGCTTCTTGAATTTCTTCGGTGAGCAATTACATGTGCTGCCAGCTTATGAAACACGTGAAGAAACGCTTCGTAAAATGTTATCCGAATCAGTTGAACAAAATGGCGGACAAGTGATCACAGAAACGACTGCCAAAAAGCTGATTACGAATGAAGCTGGAGAAGTTACAGGAGTAATCGCTGAGAAAGCGGACGGTACAACACTTGAAATCACAGCGAAGAGTGTCGTTATGGCTACAGGTGGTTATGCTGCAAATAAAGAAATGGTAAAAGAGGCGTTTGGTTTCGAAGGGGTTAACGGTGGATTAGGACAAAACGTAGGAGAAGGCCTTAAGATGGCATGGGAAGCTGGAGCCAAGGTGCCTGACAACTTCGGTGGACAAATGCTTCACCAAACATTGGCTAGAGCAACACAAGGTCTAAAAGCACAATATGAACCTTTTGAAGCAAGTTATCCACTAATGTTGACGTATCTTCCGAATTTCATGAATGTAGGTACTTCTGGCGCTCGATTCAGAGATGAAGCGGCGACGTTAACTTCGGTTGCAGCAGCGAATACAAGTGCATTTAATGGTCCGTATCACATGGTTATCGTCTCGAAGTCACAACTGGAGGCACTTCAGACCAAGGGGATGAATGGTGTTCATGCACCAAGTCTTCCAGGAATGCCACCGGAATTCTATGCTGAATTTGCCGATAAATTCACACTAGAGAACCCTTGGACAAATGTCGAGAAAGTATTTGATTCGATGGTGGAGAACGGAGATGGCTTCAAAGGAAACACGATTGAGGAATTAGCTACGAATGCAGGGATGGATGTTGATGTGTTTGCAGAAAATTACAATCGTTATACAGAAGCAACAAAAACTGGTGTAGATGCTGAATTTGGAAAAGCTGCTGAGTATTTAGAACCTATGGGTGAAGAAGGTCCATACTACGCCATCATTGCTGAAATTAATAATCTGGGTTCAGTTGGTGGCTTGCTAGTAAATACAAAATTCCAAGTTCTGAATGATAAACGGACACCAGTGAAAGGATTGTTTGCTGTAGGTCTAGAATCTGAAGGTGTGTTGTTTAATGATACTTATGTTGGAAACGGCGTTGGTATTGGGTACTCCTTTACCTCAGGTCGTCTTGGCGGGGAGAGTGCAGCTAACATTGCATTAGAGAAATCTAAGTAA
- a CDS encoding MarR family winged helix-turn-helix transcriptional regulator, giving the protein MDNHLQEMNLIDLLSEKHLVLRKIVTDQDPDQINKTESHILAVLEAHQMLSISEISRIINISRQGTHKSIKGLLSRNYVEAVEVEGNQRDKNIILTQKGVACNQRMMVTKIELEQKIANKLGAANVELLKALLKEEWL; this is encoded by the coding sequence ATGGATAACCATCTACAAGAAATGAACCTAATTGATTTACTTAGTGAGAAGCATTTAGTCTTACGTAAAATAGTGACCGACCAAGATCCGGATCAAATCAACAAGACTGAATCTCATATCCTGGCGGTTCTTGAGGCACATCAAATGCTCTCGATCTCAGAAATCAGTAGAATTATTAATATTTCCAGGCAGGGTACACATAAAAGCATTAAAGGACTATTATCACGTAACTACGTAGAGGCTGTTGAAGTCGAAGGAAATCAGCGTGACAAAAACATCATTCTTACCCAGAAGGGAGTCGCATGCAATCAAAGAATGATGGTCACCAAAATTGAATTAGAGCAAAAAATTGCCAACAAGCTTGGAGCAGCTAACGTAGAGCTTCTCAAAGCTTTGCTAAAAGAAGAATGGCTCTAA
- a CDS encoding DUF2798 domain-containing protein: protein MGRNKKEALLFTSIMCALMVLGMSIYNVVLMEGWSDTVVKDVVIGYVPAFLVALILDVFVVGKVAKGIAHKLVKENDPMIKKIMFISFFMVTGMVLFMSFYGAVLHVGFSSELPMAYLSAIGKNFIVALPLQILLIGPLTRFIFVKITPATA from the coding sequence ATGGGAAGAAACAAAAAAGAAGCATTATTATTTACTTCTATCATGTGTGCATTGATGGTGCTGGGGATGAGCATTTACAATGTAGTGCTGATGGAGGGCTGGTCGGATACGGTAGTTAAAGATGTAGTCATCGGCTACGTACCAGCGTTTCTGGTTGCCTTAATTCTGGATGTATTTGTTGTAGGTAAGGTTGCGAAGGGGATTGCGCATAAGCTGGTTAAAGAGAATGATCCGATGATCAAAAAAATTATGTTTATATCCTTTTTTATGGTGACCGGAATGGTGTTGTTTATGTCCTTCTATGGTGCAGTTCTTCATGTAGGGTTCTCCTCAGAACTACCGATGGCTTATCTGTCTGCGATCGGTAAGAATTTCATTGTTGCACTTCCACTGCAAATCTTACTAATCGGGCCGCTTACACGATTTATCTTTGTAAAGATTACTCCAGCTACTGCATAG
- a CDS encoding MerR family transcriptional regulator, translated as MSGFVTIDKLSTQIGLTSRTLRHWEAQGLFESHREASSGWRIYDEHAILAIRITAFLRKLDISIKDIGTVLQSMSVQSLYEILLQQSASIHKEKSDLTQKDREIRFFLQLISARMEEPITNHLLLALNEESSNSLDVTNENEEVLSMTTIKHSPPIHVRFITLPPMRFAYNIAVSTSPEDEAMAPVTEWLEANHLLGTARLFGGNTNPHPSGENNPYGYGFCASIPENVEIPSQLKEMRFDGGLYAMTESSDDIYGSWQALMSYLDNNLDYQADHDSRLCLEEHIRNDSPKGSGSQYVLNLLEPVKKRS; from the coding sequence ATGAGTGGATTTGTGACTATTGATAAGCTTTCTACGCAAATCGGACTGACGAGTCGGACGTTGCGTCACTGGGAAGCGCAAGGATTGTTTGAAAGTCACCGAGAGGCTAGCTCGGGTTGGAGAATTTATGATGAGCACGCAATACTCGCTATTCGAATCACCGCATTTTTAAGAAAACTTGATATTAGTATTAAGGATATCGGTACCGTCCTACAGAGCATGTCCGTTCAGTCCTTATATGAAATACTCCTGCAGCAATCTGCTTCAATTCATAAGGAGAAATCTGATCTCACACAAAAAGATCGTGAAATCCGCTTCTTCCTACAACTAATATCCGCACGTATGGAGGAACCCATAACTAACCATTTGTTATTAGCGTTGAACGAAGAGTCATCCAATTCATTAGATGTTACGAATGAGAATGAGGAGGTTCTATCTATGACAACGATTAAACACTCTCCACCTATCCATGTAAGATTCATTACACTTCCGCCTATGAGATTTGCCTATAATATTGCAGTCAGCACATCTCCAGAGGATGAAGCAATGGCTCCTGTTACGGAATGGTTAGAGGCTAACCATCTCTTGGGGACAGCACGTCTATTTGGTGGGAATACAAATCCGCATCCAAGTGGTGAGAATAATCCTTATGGCTATGGATTTTGTGCCTCCATTCCTGAAAATGTAGAAATACCAAGCCAGCTTAAAGAGATGCGGTTCGATGGCGGTCTCTATGCAATGACGGAAAGCAGCGATGATATCTACGGCTCATGGCAAGCATTAATGAGTTATTTGGATAATAACTTGGATTATCAGGCTGACCACGATTCAAGATTATGTCTTGAGGAGCATATCCGTAACGATAGTCCCAAAGGCAGCGGAAGTCAGTATGTATTAAATCTGCTGGAACCTGTAAAAAAGAGATCATAG
- a CDS encoding methyl-accepting chemotaxis protein, whose product MLKARSMHLSMKWKLILSFSAVVLFFLGVALYQNYKINQVEISMETQKMEMEKRITVSTITQLLQEMNGVETSLAGSSDLEFTQPFKDKQTKLMEELGKVKFEADSPASKELEQLHNQVGGYTGYFDGLVNTIKDEQLDPMAVLERIDELHTKALAMNKAMLETNEKLYTAAAENAEKAQDYSFDLLNLTSSMGTYAAILVFIFTIIIAVMLIRSFLNPINKLQAALRKIAEGDLRQQINSPYNDELGSLSHHFDHMVLRVREMLQHTQSVASSLATYSHSFQQSSSITAHTNQEIVSTIQEISVGAEQQAGQSEQSAGLIQELEREVHEITEYTEVMLSTSQTANHNTRKGSESVIALREVSEHSRESVNKVYLALTKLSDQSKDISRITKSITNISNQTNILSLNAAIEAARAGAYGKGFAVIADEVRQLSDQTKESSVHISQIINELQAGMDEFQQYMLETKGNLEEQDQKVAETLSSFEAIDQSIIEISKQIGQIHDKVDMTQTMNRRLAESVHNVAAIAEETAAGVQEVNASSVQQDNAIHDIARQAVEINEISQKLFKEINVFKINSDIVDEIIAGDDSDSTGDETPAPAEQSYLTISA is encoded by the coding sequence ATGTTGAAGGCTAGGTCTATGCATCTATCAATGAAGTGGAAGTTGATCTTGAGTTTTTCTGCCGTGGTACTATTCTTTCTAGGGGTAGCGCTATACCAGAACTATAAAATCAATCAAGTAGAAATCTCTATGGAAACGCAAAAAATGGAGATGGAAAAAAGAATTACAGTATCCACTATTACTCAACTGCTTCAAGAAATGAACGGTGTGGAGACCTCTCTAGCGGGTTCTAGCGATTTGGAGTTTACTCAACCATTTAAGGATAAACAGACAAAGCTAATGGAAGAATTGGGCAAAGTGAAGTTTGAGGCAGATTCTCCAGCGTCTAAGGAGTTAGAACAATTACATAATCAAGTTGGAGGATATACAGGTTATTTTGACGGATTAGTAAATACTATAAAGGACGAGCAGCTTGATCCTATGGCTGTTTTGGAACGAATAGATGAATTACATACGAAGGCATTGGCTATGAATAAGGCTATGCTGGAGACCAATGAGAAACTATATACCGCAGCAGCAGAGAACGCAGAGAAGGCTCAAGATTATTCTTTTGATTTATTAAATCTGACCAGTTCTATGGGAACCTATGCAGCAATACTAGTATTTATTTTCACAATTATTATTGCTGTTATGCTTATACGTTCCTTCTTGAACCCTATAAATAAGCTGCAAGCGGCTCTACGAAAAATTGCTGAGGGAGATTTACGGCAGCAGATTAATTCGCCATATAACGATGAGTTAGGAAGTCTGAGTCATCATTTTGACCATATGGTTTTGCGGGTAAGAGAGATGCTTCAACATACCCAATCTGTTGCTTCTTCGCTCGCGACTTATTCGCACTCTTTTCAACAATCTTCTTCGATTACCGCTCATACGAATCAAGAAATCGTAAGCACAATACAGGAAATCTCTGTAGGCGCTGAGCAGCAAGCCGGACAATCTGAGCAGAGTGCAGGCTTGATTCAGGAATTGGAACGGGAAGTTCATGAAATTACCGAGTATACCGAGGTTATGCTATCGACCAGTCAAACGGCTAATCACAATACTCGAAAAGGTTCCGAGTCCGTCATCGCTTTGCGCGAGGTATCGGAGCATTCACGTGAGTCCGTGAATAAGGTGTATCTCGCACTGACCAAATTGAGCGACCAATCGAAGGATATCTCTAGAATAACTAAATCGATTACAAACATTTCTAACCAGACTAATATTCTCTCTTTAAATGCAGCGATTGAAGCGGCAAGGGCGGGAGCTTATGGGAAGGGCTTTGCTGTCATAGCTGATGAAGTGAGACAATTATCGGATCAGACCAAAGAGTCCTCCGTACATATCAGCCAGATTATTAACGAACTACAAGCCGGGATGGATGAATTCCAGCAATATATGCTGGAGACCAAAGGAAACCTTGAAGAACAGGATCAAAAAGTGGCCGAAACGTTGTCATCTTTTGAAGCGATAGATCAATCAATTATTGAGATTAGTAAGCAGATTGGGCAAATCCATGACAAGGTAGATATGACACAGACCATGAATCGTAGACTTGCGGAGTCTGTTCATAATGTGGCGGCTATTGCTGAGGAAACTGCGGCAGGGGTTCAGGAAGTGAATGCCTCTAGCGTGCAACAGGATAATGCAATTCACGATATTGCCCGCCAAGCGGTTGAGATTAATGAGATTTCACAAAAATTATTCAAGGAAATTAACGTCTTCAAGATTAATTCGGATATAGTAGACGAGATTATCGCTGGAGATGACAGTGACTCAACTGGCGATGAAACGCCTGCGCCTGCGGAGCAGTCCTATTTGACAATCTCCGCTTAG
- a CDS encoding NAD-dependent epimerase/dehydratase family protein: MRKILILGGTRFFGKRLVERLLQDSANDVTILTRGETSDSFGDRVHRIHADRFQPNELAQAVGDSLWDVVFDNICYSPDEADQARRIFDGKTKRYILTSSLSVYDFSEEALTEEIFDPETYPIHYGGRNDFTYQEGKRLAEAVFMQQASFPVAAVRFPIVLGIDDYTRRLHFHIEHVRNGLPIGIPNPEAHISFIRSDEAADFLYWLGCCSTVTGPINACSDGTVRVKDVIIMIEKETDKQAIILNQTDDEHMSPFGIEHSWFMDTTKAQSAGYKFLLLNDWLPELVSSLNKTDVE, from the coding sequence ATGAGGAAGATTCTTATTTTAGGCGGCACGCGCTTTTTTGGAAAAAGATTAGTTGAACGGTTGCTACAGGATTCCGCAAATGACGTAACCATACTGACACGCGGAGAAACTAGCGATTCCTTTGGAGATCGCGTTCACCGGATCCATGCGGACCGTTTCCAACCTAACGAGCTCGCACAGGCGGTAGGAGATTCATTGTGGGATGTCGTGTTCGATAATATTTGTTATTCACCGGATGAAGCAGATCAGGCACGCCGGATTTTTGATGGCAAAACAAAACGGTACATTCTCACCTCAAGTCTATCCGTGTATGATTTCAGCGAAGAGGCCCTGACCGAGGAGATTTTTGATCCTGAAACATACCCTATACACTACGGAGGCCGGAATGATTTCACCTATCAAGAGGGAAAAAGACTGGCAGAAGCCGTCTTCATGCAGCAGGCTAGCTTCCCAGTCGCTGCGGTTCGCTTTCCAATTGTGCTGGGAATAGATGATTATACGCGAAGACTTCATTTTCATATCGAGCATGTCCGTAACGGGCTACCTATCGGCATACCGAATCCTGAAGCGCATATCTCCTTTATTCGTTCGGATGAAGCTGCTGATTTCCTATATTGGTTAGGCTGCTGTTCTACTGTGACAGGACCGATCAATGCTTGCTCAGACGGTACGGTTAGAGTTAAGGATGTTATCATAATGATTGAAAAAGAAACAGACAAGCAAGCCATTATCCTTAACCAAACCGATGACGAGCATATGTCGCCATTCGGAATTGAACACTCCTGGTTTATGGATACGACAAAAGCCCAGTCCGCGGGCTACAAGTTTCTCCTTCTAAATGACTGGCTTCCAGAACTAGTTAGCTCCCTGAACAAAACTGACGTGGAATAA
- a CDS encoding RNA polymerase sigma factor produces the protein MSLQMALKRYCLALTQSPWEAEDLAQDTWVKALGYLKTSEHTKLKSEMNDTNENNPTHQMSDTNQMNDTSQMNNNTDHTIRTNFSPLTNHPNPEALLLRIARNTWIDITRRKATLSRLLEMDQPKTEEAAGYGSLEIEAAFQALQKHLSPLQQAVFLLRDVFEYSGIEAAEMLDTTEGAVKAALHRARQALSAVRQELLQADGPSLPQDTELQIALNHLASAYEQGKITELIALVLADENQEAVLSVSSQSLQSFQSVQPFQSGGFSSTGWNYAEPGMRMVA, from the coding sequence ATGTCTTTGCAAATGGCGCTGAAGCGGTATTGCCTTGCACTGACACAATCCCCATGGGAAGCCGAAGATTTGGCTCAGGATACTTGGGTCAAAGCACTGGGCTATTTGAAGACTTCCGAACATACGAAGCTGAAGAGCGAAATGAACGATACGAATGAAAATAACCCAACCCATCAAATGAGCGATACAAATCAAATGAACGATACAAGTCAAATGAACAACAATACAGATCATACAATTCGTACAAATTTCAGCCCGCTAACGAATCACCCGAATCCCGAGGCATTGCTTCTGCGGATTGCCAGAAATACCTGGATAGATATTACACGGCGTAAAGCCACGTTATCGCGGTTACTGGAAATGGATCAACCTAAGACTGAAGAAGCAGCAGGTTATGGCTCATTAGAGATTGAGGCTGCTTTTCAAGCCTTGCAGAAGCATTTGTCTCCCCTACAGCAAGCGGTGTTCCTGCTCCGCGATGTATTCGAGTACTCCGGTATTGAAGCCGCCGAGATGCTCGACACCACAGAAGGAGCTGTCAAAGCTGCTCTACATCGAGCCCGGCAAGCCCTTTCTGCCGTAAGGCAAGAGCTTCTTCAAGCCGACGGTCCCTCTTTACCGCAGGACACGGAATTACAAATTGCTCTGAATCACCTTGCTTCTGCCTATGAACAAGGGAAAATTACCGAGCTTATCGCATTAGTCCTCGCGGATGAAAACCAGGAAGCTGTATTGTCAGTGTCTAGCCAAAGCTTACAGAGCTTCCAAAGCGTTCAACCTTTCCAGTCTGGTGGATTCAGCTCCACAGGTTGGAATTATGCCGAGCCTGGAATGCGAATGGTGGCTTAG
- the clpP gene encoding ATP-dependent Clp endopeptidase proteolytic subunit ClpP, whose product MAYIPYVIEQTNQGERSYDIYSRLLKDRIVFVGAEIEDQLANSVVAQLLFLSAEDPDKDIHMYINSPGGSITAGFSIYDTMQLIKPQVNTICTGMAASFGSLLLLAGAKGKRYALPNSEIMIHQPHGGAQGQASDIAIRAKRILKLREVLVQITADRTGQTVEKVLQDMDRDYFMTADEAVEYGIIDKVITNL is encoded by the coding sequence ATGGCGTACATTCCTTATGTCATTGAACAAACGAATCAAGGAGAGAGATCTTACGATATTTATTCACGGCTGCTAAAAGACCGGATTGTGTTTGTAGGGGCAGAGATTGAGGATCAATTGGCGAATAGTGTAGTTGCCCAGCTATTGTTCTTATCGGCAGAGGATCCAGATAAAGATATACACATGTATATCAATAGTCCAGGGGGCTCCATAACAGCAGGATTCAGTATTTATGATACGATGCAGCTTATTAAACCGCAGGTGAATACGATTTGCACAGGGATGGCGGCTTCCTTTGGTTCACTTCTATTGTTAGCCGGGGCCAAAGGTAAACGTTATGCGCTGCCAAACAGTGAGATCATGATACATCAGCCGCATGGCGGAGCGCAGGGTCAGGCTAGTGATATTGCGATCAGAGCTAAACGTATCTTGAAGCTAAGGGAAGTGCTTGTGCAAATTACAGCGGACCGAACCGGGCAGACGGTGGAAAAGGTACTACAAGATATGGACCGGGATTATTTCATGACAGCTGATGAAGCGGTAGAGTACGGGATTATCGACAAAGTCATCACAAATCTGTAA
- a CDS encoding LacI family DNA-binding transcriptional regulator, producing the protein MVIFLKVKIKDIAKMADVSIATVSRVVNNSKPVNEEVRKRVLEAMKQMNYRPNVIGSDAGRSDTPLIGVIIPQNSNTVLDDFNIGIRDLAELYGYDVLVGLTDGSVNSELHYLNLFHHMGTEGYIYVGSVPSKEHLEIIQKSGSPCVLVGEKSQIDSIPSVHLDNVTASYEAVTYLIQKGHRSIGMIRVSGDNAVGGDRYRGYQQALMDAGISLREEWVVESGMAVEDGSDAMRRIKDSGELPTAVFCSTDWMAVGAMNFLIDNGIRVPEDVAVFGFDNSFIASVVRPKLSSVEYSGTEIGMTATRTLIKLIKGETGIQHHANVAHYLAIRESTG; encoded by the coding sequence ATGGTGATATTCTTGAAGGTAAAAATTAAAGATATAGCCAAAATGGCTGACGTTTCAATAGCTACCGTATCAAGGGTTGTCAACAACAGCAAACCGGTAAACGAGGAAGTTCGTAAGCGTGTATTGGAAGCCATGAAACAAATGAATTACCGTCCTAATGTCATCGGTTCAGATGCAGGTAGATCGGATACACCTCTGATAGGTGTCATTATTCCGCAGAACAGTAATACCGTGCTTGACGATTTCAATATTGGCATACGTGATCTCGCCGAGCTATATGGTTATGATGTTTTGGTCGGATTAACAGACGGAAGTGTGAATAGTGAACTTCATTATTTGAACTTATTCCACCATATGGGGACTGAGGGTTATATATATGTAGGCTCGGTTCCGAGCAAGGAGCACTTGGAGATTATCCAAAAATCCGGGTCACCTTGCGTGTTAGTTGGAGAAAAATCTCAGATTGATTCGATCCCTTCTGTCCATCTGGATAATGTTACCGCTTCCTATGAAGCCGTTACTTATCTGATTCAGAAAGGACATAGAAGTATTGGCATGATCCGGGTATCTGGAGATAACGCAGTAGGTGGCGATCGATATCGCGGCTATCAACAAGCGCTTATGGATGCAGGTATTTCCTTAAGAGAAGAATGGGTAGTAGAAAGTGGAATGGCCGTAGAAGATGGAAGCGACGCAATGCGCCGGATCAAGGATAGCGGAGAACTGCCTACTGCGGTTTTTTGCTCCACAGATTGGATGGCTGTTGGAGCGATGAATTTCCTGATCGATAACGGTATACGGGTGCCAGAGGATGTTGCGGTTTTTGGATTCGATAATAGCTTTATCGCTTCTGTCGTTCGGCCCAAGCTGTCCTCAGTGGAATACTCTGGAACGGAGATTGGAATGACCGCTACTCGAACCTTAATCAAGCTGATTAAAGGGGAGACTGGTATTCAGCATCATGCCAATGTGGCTCATTATTTGGCGATTCGGGAAAGTACGGGTTAG
- a CDS encoding glycoside hydrolase family 13 protein yields MNRTWWKEATAYQIYPRSFMDSNGDGVGDLQGVISKLDYLQDLGINVIWICPIYKSPNDDNGYDISDYQDIMAEFGSMADFDQLLSEVHARGMKLILDLVINHTSDEHPWFVEARSSMDNAKRDYYIWRDPKDGKEPNNWESIFSGSVWEFDPATEQYFMHVFSKRQPDLNWENPEVRQELYGMVNWWLDKGIDGFRVDAISHIKKIPGLPDLPNPDHLPFVSSGAGHMNREGIHDFLQELKQETFDRYDIMTVGEASGVSVDQAEMWVGEEQGKFNMIFQFEHLALWNKSVTGGLDVLQLKSALSRWQKGLEGKGWNALFIENHDQPRSVSTWGNDGQYWKESAKSLATMYFLMQGTPFIYQGQEIGMTNVRFDSMDDYDDVAMKNLYRLETEAGKSHEEVMEVIWKNGRDNSRTPMQWDDSENAGFSSGKPWMKVNPNFTEINVERAKQDPDSIYHHYKKLIALRAANPITVYGTYDLILPEDERIYAYTRTLGNEKLLVMSNLSSEETLFDLPFDLEFDSSELLLNNYEVDPAEKIETVALRPYESRVYMLVSAPVEQEDVRESVPATTV; encoded by the coding sequence TTGAACAGAACATGGTGGAAAGAAGCCACAGCGTATCAAATTTACCCACGGAGCTTTATGGACAGCAATGGCGATGGTGTTGGAGATCTGCAGGGAGTCATCTCAAAACTTGATTATTTACAGGACCTCGGCATCAATGTCATTTGGATCTGTCCTATTTATAAATCCCCGAACGATGATAATGGATATGATATTTCAGATTACCAGGATATTATGGCGGAGTTCGGCAGTATGGCTGATTTCGATCAGCTATTAAGCGAGGTTCATGCACGGGGTATGAAGCTGATTTTGGATCTTGTCATTAACCATACTTCAGACGAACACCCTTGGTTTGTTGAAGCACGTTCAAGCATGGATAATGCTAAACGTGATTATTATATTTGGAGAGATCCTAAGGACGGAAAGGAACCGAATAACTGGGAGAGTATTTTTAGCGGTTCGGTCTGGGAGTTCGACCCTGCTACAGAGCAATATTTCATGCATGTATTCTCCAAAAGACAGCCTGACCTCAACTGGGAGAATCCTGAAGTACGTCAGGAATTGTACGGTATGGTCAATTGGTGGCTAGATAAAGGGATCGACGGCTTCCGAGTGGATGCTATTTCACATATTAAGAAAATCCCAGGTCTTCCTGATCTGCCAAATCCAGATCATCTTCCATTCGTTTCATCCGGCGCGGGTCATATGAATCGGGAAGGAATTCACGATTTTCTTCAGGAGCTGAAACAGGAAACATTTGATCGTTATGACATTATGACCGTTGGTGAAGCGAGTGGTGTTAGTGTCGATCAAGCGGAAATGTGGGTAGGCGAGGAGCAGGGCAAATTCAATATGATTTTTCAATTCGAGCATTTAGCCCTTTGGAATAAGAGTGTTACGGGTGGCTTGGATGTTCTGCAGCTGAAATCAGCACTTTCCCGTTGGCAAAAAGGTCTTGAAGGTAAAGGCTGGAATGCTCTCTTTATCGAAAATCACGATCAGCCGCGTTCGGTTTCAACTTGGGGTAATGATGGCCAGTACTGGAAAGAGTCAGCTAAATCACTGGCTACGATGTATTTCTTAATGCAAGGAACACCGTTTATTTATCAGGGTCAAGAAATTGGGATGACCAATGTAAGATTTGATTCGATGGATGATTACGATGATGTGGCGATGAAGAACCTGTATCGTTTAGAGACAGAAGCCGGAAAATCACATGAAGAAGTCATGGAGGTTATCTGGAAGAACGGTCGCGACAATTCTAGAACGCCTATGCAATGGGATGACTCTGAGAACGCTGGTTTCAGTAGCGGCAAGCCTTGGATGAAGGTCAATCCTAATTTCACGGAGATCAATGTGGAGCGTGCGAAGCAGGACCCTGATTCCATCTATCATCATTATAAAAAGCTAATCGCACTTCGGGCCGCTAATCCTATTACCGTTTATGGAACCTATGATTTGATCCTGCCTGAAGATGAACGAATCTATGCTTATACTCGTACACTTGGCAATGAGAAATTGCTGGTCATGTCAAACCTGTCTTCAGAGGAAACACTGTTCGACCTTCCGTTTGACTTGGAATTTGACTCCAGTGAGTTGCTGTTGAATAACTATGAAGTTGACCCTGCTGAGAAAATTGAGACAGTGGCATTACGCCCTTACGAATCTCGTGTGTATATGCTGGTTAGCGCACCTGTAGAGCAAGAGGATGTTCGTGAGAGTGTGCCTGCAACAACGGTTTAA